Within Streptomyces sp. NBC_00704, the genomic segment GGGATGTGCGCCGTCGTCGGGACGGCGGCGGGGGTCGGCTACGGGGTGCTGATGCGCCGGCTTGCGGACGGGACTCCCCGCACGCCTGCCGTCGATGTCCCGACCTCGATCCCGACCCCGACCTCGATCCCGACCTCGGCTCCGACTCCGGCTTCGGGTCCGGCCCTGGCCTCAGGTATGACCCCGGCTCCGGCCTCGGGTCCGGCTCCCGTTCCGGCCCCGGCGGCTCCCGTTCCGGCCCCGGCGGCTCCCGTTCCGGCTCCGGCGGCTCCCGTTCCGGCTCCGGCGGCTCCCGAGGTCGGCGCCTGCTGAGTGCTCGCCGTCGACGCCGGTGTCACGGGTGCATCCTCGCCCCCTTGAGCACCTTGTCCACCGCGTTCCTCGGGCCGTACACCGCCAGTCCGACCAGGTCCAGATCGGCCGTCGGCACGGCGCGCACCGCGGCGCGGTTGTCCCGGTCGTTGCCGGTGGCGAAGAGGTCGCTCGTGAACACCGCGCGCGGGAGCGAGCGGGACAGCACGCGCGCGTGGGCGGCCTTCAACGTCTCCTTCGTGCCCTCGAAGACCAGCACCGGCTGGCGGAACATCGGCAGACAGGGGACGCCGTCCGCGTCCTCGTACGGCTGCCCGATCACCTCGGGCAGCTCCGTGCCGAGCCCGCTGACCAGGAACGCGGTGACGTTCAGGCGCTGCCAGGTCTCCAGGTCCTCGCGCAGCAGCACCGCGATCTTCGTGTCGAAGCGGACCGGTTCGGGGGTCGCGCCTTCCATCGCCGTCCCCGCCGCCGACTTCGCCGCCGCTTCCGCCGCCGACTTCGTGGTCGCCGTGGTCGCCGTGGTCGCCCTGGTCGCCGCGGTGGCGGTCGTGGTTGTGGTGGCCGTGGTCTGCACGGGCCTCGTGGTGTTCGCGGTGTCCATACGACGAGACTGCCGGTCGTCGCCCGCCGTGGTCTTGTACGTTCTTTGCATGGCCGCCCAGGACCCGGCCGCGTCCGCCGCGGCCGCACAGCCCACGGCCGACGTCCGCGCCTGGCGTCCCCGCGTGCCGGGCGTCGTGGAGGTCTTCCACGCCCGTTTCACCGGCTACGCCTACCCGATGCACGTCCATGAGGCGTGGACGCTGCTCATCGTCGACGACGGCGCGGTCCGCTACGACCTGGACCGGCACGAGCACGGGACGCCGCACGACACCGTCTCGCTGCTGCCGCCGCACGTGCCGCACAACGGCTCGCCCGCGACCCCGGAGGGGTTTCGCAAGCGGGTCCTCTACCTCGACGCCGGCGTGCTCGGCGAGGACCTGGTCGGGGCCGCCGTCGACGCACCCGACCTGCGTGATCCCGTGCTGCGGCGGCGGGTGGGCCAGCTGCACTCCGCGCTCGCCCGCTCCGGCGACGAACTGGAGGCCGACAGCAGGCTGACGCTGATCGGCGAGCGGCTGCGCGACCACCTCCGGCCACGCCGGGCGTCCTCCGCCGTCCCGCGTCCCGACCCCGTCCTCGCCCGGCGACTGCGCGAACTCCTCGACGAACGTGTCGTCGCGGGCCTCGCGCTGGACGAGGCGGCCGGGTTGGTGCAGGCCCATCCGGCCCATCTGGTCCGGGCGTTCGGTTCCGCGTACGGCATCGCACCGCACCAGTACCTGACCGCCCGCCGGGTCGACCTCGCCCGCCGGCTCCTGCTCGACGGGCTGCCGCCGGGCGAGGTCGCGGCCGCGTCCGGCTTCTACGACCAGGCTCATCTGACCCGGCACTTCCGCAGGCTGGTGGGGGTGACGCCGGGACGGTACGGGCGGCGGGGCGGTCCGGCGGGCGGGTGAACGCCGACGCCGGTGGCCGGCCCGCCGGGTCCGCCGAGCCGCTGGGGTCCGTCAGCCTGCCGAGGCCGTCGGGTCCGTCGGACCGGACGACGGGGGCGACGACGGGCGTTGCGTCAGGTGGGCGAAGGCGTCCAGGTTGCGGGTGGGTTCACCGCGGGAGACGCGCCACTCGTACTCGCGGCGGATGGCACTCGCGAAGCCCAGCTCCAGCAGTGTGTTGAAGGCGCCGTCGGCGGCCTCCAGGACCTGGCCCATGAGACGGTCCACCTCGTCGGCCGTGACCGCGGGGAGCGGGAGGCGGGCGGTGACGTAGACGTCGCCGAGCTGGTCGACGGCGTAACCGACGCCGTACAGCTTGAGGTTGCGCTCCAGGAGCCAGCGGTGGACGCCGGACTCGTTCTCGTCGGGGTGGCGGATGACGAAGGCGTTGAGGGAGAGGGAGTGGCGGCCGACGATCAGGGAGACGGTCGTCTTGAGTTTGCGGGTGCCGGGCAGCTGGGCCACGTAGGCGCCGGGGCCGGTGCTCTCCCACTCCAGCTCGGCGTCCCGCAGGAAGGCCTCGATGGCCTGTGCGGCGCTCTTCTCCGCGCCGCCACCGTCCGCACCGCCCGCGTCCGGGCCGCCACCGTCCGCGCCGCCCGCGTCCGCACCGCCCGCGTCCGGGCCACCCATGCCCTCGCCGTCCTTGCCTACTCCACCCATGTCCACGTCATCCATGTCCACGTCACCCATGTTCGGAGCGTACGCGACGGCGGTGGGACTGGGTCGCGGCCGCGTAGACGTCGGCCGTCGCGGCGGCCGCGGTGTCCCAGCCGAAGGACTGGGCGTGGGCGGCGGCCGCCGCGCCCATGCGGGCGGGCAGCTCGGGGCCGTCGGCGAAACGCTCGAGCACGCGCGCGTAGCCGGCCGGGTCGTGGCCCTGCACCAGGAAGCCCGTCTCGCCGTGCCGCACGGCCACCGGGAGACCGCCGACCGAGGCGGCGAGCACGGGGGTGCCAGCCGCCTGCGCCTCTATGGCGACCAGGCCGAAGGACTCGCTATAGGAGGGGACGACCAGGAGCGACGCGGCCCGGAACCAGTCGGCGAGCTGGTCCTGGCCGACGGGCGGCCGGAACCGTACGACGTCCGCGATGCCGAGCCGGGCGGCGAGCTTCTGGAGCCCCTCCGGCTTGCTGAGGCCGCTGCCACTGGGGCCGCCGACGATCGGGACGACGATGCGGGAGCGCAGCTCGGGGCGCTCGTCGAGCAGGACGGCCACCGCGCGCAGCAGGATGTCGGGCGCCTTCAGGGGCTGGATCCGGCCGGCGAAGAGGGGGACCAGGGCGTCCTGGGGCAGGTCGAGGCGGGCGCGGGCGGCGGCGCGGCCGTCCGCGGGCCGGAAGCGGTCGAGGTTGACGCCGGGGTGCACGACGGCGACCTTGCCGGGGTCCGCGTGGTAGTGCCGTACGAGTTCGTCGGCCTCCTCGGCCGTGTTCGCGATGAGGCGGTCCGCGGCCGCGACGATCTGGGTCTCGCCGATGACGCGGGCGGCGGGTTCGGGGGTGTCGCCGTCGGCCAGGTTGGCGTTCTTGACCTTGGCCATGGTGTGCATGGCGTGCACGAGGGGGGCGCCCCAGCGCTGGGCGGCCAGCCAGCCGACATGGCCGGACAGCCAGTAGTGCGAGTGCACGAGGTCGTAGTAGCCGGGGCGGTGACCGGCCCAGGCCTGCATCACGCCGTGCGTGAAGGCGCACAGCTGCGCCGGGAGGTCCTCCTTGGCGAGCCCCTCGTACGGGCCGGCGTCGATGTGCCGGACGAGGACCCCGGGGGCCAGCTCGACCGTCGGGGGGAGACCGCCGGTCGTCGCGCGCGTGAAGATCTCTACCTCGATGTTGATCGCGGCGAGGCGCTGCGCGAGTTCGACGATGTAGACGTTCATGCCGCCGGCGTCACCGGTGCCGGGCTGGTGGAGCGGAGAGGTGTGCACGGAGAGCATCGCGACGCGGCGGGGGCGGCGGTGGAGCCTGAGCCGCGAGGGAACCGCCGTGGAGCGACGCCCGAGCCTGTTGGCGTACTGGCTCACGGGGCGTTCCTCCTTGCTGCGGGCATGCCGGAAGGAGGGTGTGGCCGGCCCTCCAGGGGGGTGCAACGCCGCAGCAAGCGGTTCCCATTCCGGCCGGACGGGGAAACGGGCGGTTTTTGCCCAGCCGTTACCCTCTGTCGCTCAACCGTTCGAGGCCGGTGTGCGTGGGCCTGTCCGCGTGCGCCGGAGCGACGCGGCCAGGAACCAGTCGGCGGGACGGCGGCGACGCGGCGCCCTCCCATGGCCGCACTACCCTCTTGGGTATGACATCCCGCGCCTCCGTCCGCCCCGTGGGCACGGTCACGCGCGGGACGACGAACCCGAATCGGCTGCGCCGCATGGACCGCTGGATCGCCGCGACGCACGGCGCCGAGCTGCGGCGCGCCGTCGAGCCCGTCGCCGTGGACCTCGGTTACGGAGCCGCGCCCTGGACGGCCGTCGAACTGCTGCACCGGCTGCGTTCGGTCGCGCCCCGCGCGCGGGTCGTCGGCGTGGAGATCGAGCCCGCCCGGGTCGCGGCCGCCGCGCCCTACGAGCGCGAAGGGCTGGTCTTCCGGCACGGCGGGTTCGAGATCCCGGTCGGCCGGCGGCCGCTCCTCGTGCGCGCCGCCAACGTGCTGCGCCAGTACGACGAGGGCGAGGTCGCCGCCGTCTGGGAGCGGCTGTGCGCCCGCCTCGCGCCGGCCGATCCGGCCGCCGGGTCGGTGGGAGGGCTGCTGGTCGAGGGCACCTGCGACGAGATCGGACGCCGGCACGTGTGGGTGGCGCTGGGGCCCGAGGGCCCGCGCACGGTCACCTTCGCGACGCGGCTCGGCTCCCTGGACCGTCCCTCGGACCTGGCCGAACGGCTGCCCAAGGCGCTCATTCACCGCAACGTCCCCGGCGAGCCGGTGCACGCGTTCCTGCGCGACTTCGACCGCGCCTGGGCCGCGGCCGCGCCGTACGCGTCGTACGGCGCCCGTCAGCGGTGGATCCGCGCGGTACGGGACCTGACGGCCGACTGGCCGGTGACGGACGGCCCGGTGCGATGGCGGCAGGGCGAAGTGACGGTGCGGTGGGGCGCGCTGGCGCCCAGGAGCTGAGCGGGGGCCCGGCGGCCTGCGGCGACCTGCGGCACGTCCCGCGGCCTCGGTCGGCGCCGCAGCGTGCACCGGAGCCGCCGGATGCACCGGAGCCACAGGGTGCACAGAGGCCGCAGGAGGCGGCGGGGCGCCCGGTGCACCAGGACCGCCGGGGCGGCCAGGGCAGCCAGGACCACCCGTAGCCAGGCAACGGGCCGCCTCAAGAACCCGGCGCGCTCAGCCTCGCCGTGTGCGTGAGCCGGGTGGGTCCGTCGGGAACGATCTCCGCGAGCCGTACGTCACACAGGCGGGGGATCGCCATACCTGGGCGGCGAAGTGGGGATGGACTGCTTCGGTCGTCCTGGCGGGTCCGTCGTCTCCGTCGTCTCCGTCGTCGCCGCCTCTGTCGTTTTCGGCGCTGACG encodes:
- a CDS encoding DUF2000 domain-containing protein; translated protein: MEGATPEPVRFDTKIAVLLREDLETWQRLNVTAFLVSGLGTELPEVIGQPYEDADGVPCLPMFRQPVLVFEGTKETLKAAHARVLSRSLPRAVFTSDLFATGNDRDNRAAVRAVPTADLDLVGLAVYGPRNAVDKVLKGARMHP
- a CDS encoding helix-turn-helix transcriptional regulator — protein: MAAQDPAASAAAAQPTADVRAWRPRVPGVVEVFHARFTGYAYPMHVHEAWTLLIVDDGAVRYDLDRHEHGTPHDTVSLLPPHVPHNGSPATPEGFRKRVLYLDAGVLGEDLVGAAVDAPDLRDPVLRRRVGQLHSALARSGDELEADSRLTLIGERLRDHLRPRRASSAVPRPDPVLARRLRELLDERVVAGLALDEAAGLVQAHPAHLVRAFGSAYGIAPHQYLTARRVDLARRLLLDGLPPGEVAAASGFYDQAHLTRHFRRLVGVTPGRYGRRGGPAGG
- a CDS encoding YbjN domain-containing protein is translated as MGGPDAGGADAGGADGGGPDAGGADGGGAEKSAAQAIEAFLRDAELEWESTGPGAYVAQLPGTRKLKTTVSLIVGRHSLSLNAFVIRHPDENESGVHRWLLERNLKLYGVGYAVDQLGDVYVTARLPLPAVTADEVDRLMGQVLEAADGAFNTLLELGFASAIRREYEWRVSRGEPTRNLDAFAHLTQRPSSPPSSGPTDPTASAG
- the mshA gene encoding D-inositol-3-phosphate glycosyltransferase; its protein translation is MSQYANRLGRRSTAVPSRLRLHRRPRRVAMLSVHTSPLHQPGTGDAGGMNVYIVELAQRLAAINIEVEIFTRATTGGLPPTVELAPGVLVRHIDAGPYEGLAKEDLPAQLCAFTHGVMQAWAGHRPGYYDLVHSHYWLSGHVGWLAAQRWGAPLVHAMHTMAKVKNANLADGDTPEPAARVIGETQIVAAADRLIANTAEEADELVRHYHADPGKVAVVHPGVNLDRFRPADGRAAARARLDLPQDALVPLFAGRIQPLKAPDILLRAVAVLLDERPELRSRIVVPIVGGPSGSGLSKPEGLQKLAARLGIADVVRFRPPVGQDQLADWFRAASLLVVPSYSESFGLVAIEAQAAGTPVLAASVGGLPVAVRHGETGFLVQGHDPAGYARVLERFADGPELPARMGAAAAAHAQSFGWDTAAAATADVYAAATQSHRRRVRSEHG
- a CDS encoding class I SAM-dependent methyltransferase, with the protein product MTSRASVRPVGTVTRGTTNPNRLRRMDRWIAATHGAELRRAVEPVAVDLGYGAAPWTAVELLHRLRSVAPRARVVGVEIEPARVAAAAPYEREGLVFRHGGFEIPVGRRPLLVRAANVLRQYDEGEVAAVWERLCARLAPADPAAGSVGGLLVEGTCDEIGRRHVWVALGPEGPRTVTFATRLGSLDRPSDLAERLPKALIHRNVPGEPVHAFLRDFDRAWAAAAPYASYGARQRWIRAVRDLTADWPVTDGPVRWRQGEVTVRWGALAPRS